CAATCCGCCTGAACCGCCGGGAGCTCCATCGCCATGACCGCTCTTTCGATCCTGCTCGTCGTCGTCGCCGCGGCGGTGCTCGTCGGCCTCGTCCAGCGCCGCCGCTCCGGCCGACTCCGGGTGACCGCACCGTCCGGTCCGCAACGATCGGAACTGCTCGCCACCGCGGGCGTCGCCGCCGGCCGACCCGCGGTACTGCACTTTTCCGCCGACTGGTGCGCGCCGTGCGCCGCGGTCCGCACCGTGGTAAGCCAAGCGGTCACCGAACTGGCCGACCAGCCCAACCCACCGGCCGACATCGAACTCGACATCGATCGAAACCCCTCGCTGGCAAAGGAGCTGGGAGTTCTGTCGCTGCCCACCACCTTCATCTTCGACGCCGAGTTGATCGAGCGCTTCCGGATCTCCGGGGTGCCGGCCGTGGCCGACCTGCGCTCAGCTTTGAGCCCACTCAGCCGCAAAGGGTAGGATCGGTTCCGTGGAACGCCGCCACGAACCGTTGCTGACCAAGCGCCGCACAGTCGATCTGTGCCGCCTCGGCGGCTGCTGTTGCCTCTGCTTCTGATTGCCGTCGGGCCGCTCGGCCCGTTCGACCGCCGATCGTGGCGGGACGTCATCGATATCGATACGGCATGGCGTCGGGCTCGACGCCTCCGGTTGTTTCCTTATCCGATCAGGAGCAGTTCTGTGTCCATCTCGTCTATCCCCGATTCCCCCGCGCGCCCGGCCACAGACCGGGTCGACGTCCGTGGCCCTCGCTTCGCCGCCTGGATCACCACCGCCGTGCTCGTGTCCGTGCTGCTCGTCTCGACCGTCTCCAGTGGCGTCGCCGGCGCCATCCTGGCCGCACAGGCCGTCGTCTTCGCCGTCGGTGCCGCGCGTGGTCCGCGGCACCATCCCTACGGCCGGGTCTTCGCGACCATGGTGGCGCCGCGGCTGAGCCCGCCTACCGAGTGGGAACCGGCCGCACCGCTGAGGTTTGCCCAGTTGGTCGGTTTCGTCTTCGCCGCGGTCGGCGTGCTCGGCTTCGCGCTCGGCTCTCCGGTCGGCCTCGTCGCCACCGGCGGCGCCCTGTTCGCCGCCCTGCTCAATGCCGCCTTCGGCATCTGCCTCGGCTGCCAGGCGTATCCGCTGTTCGTCCGGCTGCGCTCGGCTGGCTGATCCGGCGCGACATCGACTTTCCCACCGAACATCGAAAGGAACATATATGGCTCGCTCCGACGTCCTGGTCTCCGCCGACTGGGCCGAAGAGAACCTGAACACCCCCGGGACCGTCTTCGTCGAGGTCGACGAGGACACCGCCGCCTACGACGGCGGGCACATCGAGGGTGCGGTGAAGCTCGACTGGCGCACCGACCTGCAAGATCCGGTCCGGCGCGATTTCGTCGACGCCGACCGGTTCGGTGCGTTGCTGTCCGAGCGCGGCATTGCCAACGACGACCAGGTGGTGCTCTACGGCGGCAACAACAACTGGTTTGCCGCGTATGCGTACTGGTACTTCAAGCTGTACGGCCACGACAACGTGAAGCTGCTCGACGGCGGCCGCAAGAAGTGGGAGTTGGACGGCCGCCCGCTGTCCACCGCCGCGGTGAGCCGGCCGGCCACCGAGTACAAGGCCGGTGCGCCGGACAACTCGATCCGGGCGTTCCGGGACGAGACGGTAGCGGCGATCGGCAACCAGAACCTGGTCGACGTCCGTTCCCCCGACGAGTTCTCCGGCAAGATCTTGGCGCCGGCGCACCTGCCGCAGGAGCAGTCGCAGCGACCCGGCCATATCCCGGGTGCGCTCAACGTCCCGTGGAGCAAGGCAGCCAACGAAGACGGCACGTTCCGCTCCGACGACGAGCTGACCGAGATCTACCACGCCGCCGGCCTGGACGGCTCGAAGGCGACCATCGCCTACTGCCGGATCGGCGAGCGCTCCAGCCACACCTGGTTCGTGCTGCATGAGCTGCTCGGCCACACCGATGTCAAGAACTACGACGGGAGCTGGACCGAATACGGCTCGCTCGTAGGTGTTCCGATCGAATTGGGAGCGTGATCGTCATGTGTGCTGCACCGACCCAGGGCCAGAACCTGCCGGCCGGCGTCGACGTGGAGAAGGAAACCGTGATCAGCGGCCGGGTGCTCGGCGACGACGGCCATCCGGTCGGTGGCGCGTTCGTGCGGCTGCTGGACGGCTCGGGCGAGTTCACCGCCGAGGTCGTCTCCTCCGGCACCGGTGATTTCCGGTTCTTCGCCGCGCCCGGGGCGTGGACCGTACGGGCGCTCTCGTCGTCCGGCAACGGCACCGCCCAGATCCAACCGGAAGGCAACGGCGTCCACACCGTGGACGTGCTGGTCTCGGCCTGAACCGACCCCGAGATCATTACGGCCCCGGCACGATTGATTCGTGCCGGGGCCGTAGACTCGGCAGGATGGTCCTCGTCTTCGAAATCCTCCTGGTGCTTGCGGCTGTCGCCATCACCTGGTTCGGCCTGTACGTGGTCTATCGCCTGGTCACCGACGAGTCGTGAGTACCGAAGAGCCCGCCGAGTCGGCGCAGACCAACGCCGCCGTATCGCAAGCCGCTGAACGAGCCAAGCTGACCGGCGGCCGGAACCTACCGGCACTTCCCGACCTGCCGATCCCCGCCGACACCGCAAATCTGCGTGAGGGCGCCGACCTGAACCACGCGCTGCTCGCCTTGCTGCCGATGGTCGGCGTTTGGCGCGGCACCGGCGAGGGTAGCGACCCCGAGCGGGGCGACTACCACTTCGGCCAGCAGATCGTCGTATCCCATGACGGCCGGGACTACCTGAGCTGGGAATCACAGACCTGGGTGCTCGACGAGGCCGGCGACTATGCCGGACAAGACCTGCGGGAGAGCGGCTTCTGGCGGGTCAACACCGGCGACGGCACCCCGGACGAGGAACAGTTGGAGCTGCTGTTATCCCACAGCGACGGCGTGGTCGAGCTGTACTACGGGCTAGCGCTGAACCAGTCGTCCTGGGAGATCGCCACCGACGTGGTGATCCGCAGCCGGTCCGGCGCGGTGATCGGCGGCGCCAAGCGGCTGTACGGCATCGTCGACGGCGGGGACCTGGCCTACGTGGAGGAGCGGGTCGTCGCCGACGGGCCGCTGCGGCCCCGGCTGTCGGCCCGGCTGCAGCGCTACATCGGCTGATTCGCTGCGGTCGGACACCGAGAACGCGGCCGATCCGGCGATATCCGCGACCGGGACGTGGTGTCCCCGGCCGTAGCGCTTACTGCGCGCTGGGCAGGTAGTCGCCGTCGCGCCGGCGCACCCACAGCACGCCGTCACCCGCGGTCGCCCCGGCCAGCTTCAGCTCCCGTTTGAGGATCTTGTTCGTCGCGGTGCTCGGCAGGTCGGCGGCGATCCGGACGTAGCGGGGCCACGCCTTCGGCGAAAGGTCTGCCTGCGCACCGAGGAACTCGGCGAATGCAGCCGGGGTCAGCTCGGCGTCGGCGCGCAGCACCAGCGCGGCCATCACCGCGTCGCCGACCTGCCCGTCCGGTACGCCGTACACCGCGACCCGGCTGAGCCCGGGCAGCCGGGTCAGGATCCGTTCGATCGGCCCGGCGGCGAGGTTTTCCCCGTCCACCCGCATCCAGTCCGCGGTCCGCCCGGCCAGATAGATCCAGCCGTCCCGGTCCCGGTAGCCGAGATCGCCGGACCAGTACATCTGCCCGCGCATTCGCTCGGCGGTCGCCGCGTCGTCGTTGTAGTAGCCGGCGAACAGGCCACCGCCGCCGGTGTTGACGATCTCGCCGATCGCCTCGTCGGCGTTGGTCAGCGCACCATGCTCGTCGAACTCGGCTGCGGCACACTCGGTCCCGGTCGCCGAGCGGTACACCGCCACACCGGGAAAGCCCTTGCCGATCGAGCCGGGCGGGGTGCCGGGTTCGCGGGTGATGATCACCGCCAGTTCGGTCGAGCCGTAGCCGTCCCACACGGTGCAGTCGAACCGCCGGCCGAACTCGTCGATGTCGCGGTCGCTGGCCTCGTTCCCGAACGCCACCCGTAGCGGGTTGTCGGCGTCGTCGGGGCGTTCCGGGGTGGCCAGCAGGTACGCCAGAGGTTTGCCGACGTAATTCATGTAGGTCGCACCGTACCGGCGGATATCGGCGAGGAATCCGGTGGCGGAGAACTTGGCCGGTGCGATCGCTGCGCCGGCGCCGATCGCCACGCTGTACCCACCGAGGATCGCCGCCGAGTGGAACAGCGGCATCGAGAGATAGCACACGTCGTCGGCGCCCAGGCCGAACCGATCGATCAACGGCGGACCGGCGAACGGCAACATCAGGTGCGGTAGCCGAACCGGTTTCGGATTACCGCTGGTGCCCGAGGTGAAGATGAGCATGAACGGGTCCATTGCGGTGGGCACGCGCAGCGGGGTCAGCGCGCCTGCGCCGGCGACCAGGTCGGCCCATTCGGCCGAAGTGGTGTCGAAGACCCGGACACCGGGGAGCTCCAGCCCGTCCAGCAGCGGCCGATGCTCGGCATCGACCAGCAGCAGCTGGACATCCGCGCGCGCGATGTCGGCGGTCAGCGCGGCGCCGCGGCGGGTGTCGTTCAGGCCGACGGTGACGTATCCGCCGAGCGCGCCGGCCGCCAGGGCGGTGAGCATGTCCGGCGTGTTGCCGAGCAGGGTGCCGACGTGCACCGGCCGCGCCGGGTCGGCCACCGAGAGCAGCGCCGCCGCCCACCGGCGTGCCTCCGCGACGTGCTCACGCCAGGTCCAGGAGCGGTCCTGCCAGAGAATCGCGACGCCGTCGTCGTCGCTGCGAGCTTCGAGCAGAGCGGTCACCGTGTCGGCCATGACTCAAATCTAGAACGTGTTCGCCGGGCTGAGAACAGATTGGACGAACTCTCCACCAGGGCTTTTATCACGCGGCACCGCCGCCTGCGAACGGCCGTCCGGCGGTAGTTCATCCATGTAAAGCGTTGTGCGCCAAGGCGATATCGATCCACTCGGCCAGATCCGCGTCGCCGGCGATCGCGCTCTCGGCGACGCCGATCCAGCCGGTGCCCATCGATCGGCCCGCACCCATCTCCGGCCGGTATGCTCCAGGCCGGGTGAGCAGCTCGGCGTCGCGATCGTCGGGTACCCGGACCAGCAGATCGCCGCTGCGCCGGGCGTGCACGATCATCTTCTCGCGCACCATGAACGCGGTGCCGCCGAACATCCGGGCCTCCCGGAACGGGAGGCCGTCGGCGAGGATCGCCCGGATCCGCGGGACGAGGTCCACCGTGGCGGAGCTCATGCCGCCGGTGCGGTCGTGGTCATATGCCACTCCTCTGTTCGTCCGGGAGAAGCGGACATCGGGATGGAAGCTGGCCGCATTCGAACGCAACCACGCGCTATACAACATCATGCGACGAGCTGATACGCCGCGCCCCGCTAAGGAGGAACTGCGCGCCTACATCCCGGCCAACGTCCCGATGCCGCCCGACCTCCCCTGAACCGGCAAAGCGCGCCATGATGCACTGTAAGTGATGGGGTGATAGGCATGAGTTACAAGTATTTCGCCGATGACGACTACGCCGTGTATCGGGTCGACGCGGCAGCGCCGGACGAGGGGCTCGCGCCGGCGGAGAGGTTCTCGGGCGCCACCTCGGAGTGGTTTCCGCTGCTCTACGCGCAGCGGGATCCGCAGTGTCTCGCCGCAAAGATGATGAACGGGGACGTGCAGCAGGTGAGCGAGCGGGAAGCGTTACGGGTGTGTGAAGTGATCCGCGTCCGGGACACCCAACCTTAAGCGCAGCGGCCCTGACCTCCTGGTGTTGTCTGAGGTGGTGCTGATCTGGGCGCAAGCCCGGAACACCACAATCGGTTTTCGCAACGCGCTGCCGTGGCGCATCCCGGAAGACCTGGCACAGGTCACACGCCGCCGGCTGCGGCCGGACATCGTCCAGGTAGGAGCGCACCGCGGCCAGACCGTCGATCCGGACGACGCAATCACAAGTGAATGCTTGTACTCATATCCATGCGGAGGACCCGATCGGCCCGGTGATCCGGCGGGAGCTGGTGGGTCACCAGCACCACGCCCCGCTCGGCCGCCACCAGCCCGCTTTCCCGATCCAGTAAGGCGCGCACAAGGTCCGCGCCCTGCTCGGCGTCCAGGTGCTCGGTCGGCTCGTCCAGCAGCAGGATCTGCGCCGGGGCGAGCAGTGCGCGGGCCAACAGCAGTCGGCGTCGCTGCCCCCCGGACAGGGCGGCGGCACCGCCGATCAGATCGGTATCCAGCCCGTCCGGCAGCTCGGCGACCCAGCCGCCGAGCCCGACGGCGGTCAGGGCCCGGACCGCCTCGGCCGGGGTGACGTCGCCGCGCCCGACCCGCAGGTTCTCCAGCACCGAGGTTTCGAATACGTGCGCGTCCTCGGCGAAGAAGGTGGCGCCGGGCTGCTGCTCGGCCAGCCCGAGCAGCAGCGTGGTCTTGCCGCTGCCGCTGGGCCCGACGATCGCCACCCGGCAGCCGACCGACACCTCCGGCAACTCCACCGGGCGCCGGCCGCTCACCGGGAGCAACGGCGCCGGCGCCCGGATCGCGACCAGCGCCTGCGCAGCTGCCGGTAGCTGACCGACCGCCTCGAACGCGGCCAGCGGAAACAGCATCAGCACGACGAGCGCAGTGGGCCGCACCTCGGTCAGCGGCACCGTGGTCATCGCGTACCCGATCCACAGCACCGTCAGGATCACCGCCCCTTGCGCCGCCGGCACCACCGCGGCGGCATAGGCCGAGCGCGCCCGGGCCCGCTGCTGTCGCCGGCCGGCCCGCTCCCGGGCCCCGGCTGCCTGGGCCACCACCTCGGTCAGCCGGCCACCGACCCGCAACTCGGCCGCATGGTCGAGCGCCAGCGCGGCCCGGCCGGCCGCGGTTGCCCGATCGACCGCTGCGGCCTGTTCGGCGGCGCGACTCGCGCGCGCGCCGGCGATCGGGCCGAGCGCCCCGGACAGGACCAAGCCGGCCAGCAACGCCGCCGCAGCCGGTAGCGAGATCGCCGCCAGCAGCGCGACCGCCGCGAGGGACGTGATCGCGGCGACCACGATCGGTACGGCGGCCCGCACCACCAGCGCAGTCAGCTCGTCGATGTCGCGACCGAACCGAAGCACCAGCTCGCCGCGGTCGAGGGCGACGACCGAACCGGGATCGGCCGCGGCGAGGCGCCGGTACCGATCTACCCGTAGGTCGGTCGCCCCACGCAACGCCAGGTCGTGCGATACCAATCGTTCGGCGTATCGCAGCCCACCGCGGGCCAACCCGAGCGCCCGTACCGCGACGACCGCGACGGTCAGCTCCAGCACCGGCGGCATCTGCCACGCCCGCGCGATCAGCCAGGCAGCGACCGCGGCCAGGCCGAGCGCACTCAGCTGCGCGCCTACCCCGAGCACCAGCACCAGCAGCGCGCGGCCCGGGCGAGCACGCAGCAGTTCGAGCGCGGACCGGAGCGACTCAACCATCAATGACCATCCCGACACCAGGGACTACGGCATCACCAGGAACTACGGCGATCACCTCGTCGGCCGCCGCCAGCACGGCCGGGCGATGTCCGATCAACACCACCGTCGCGCCGGCCCGGGCCCGCTCGCGCAGCGCGGCGAGGACCGCCGCCTCCCGCTCGTCGTCCAGATGCGCGGTCGGTTCGTCGAGCAGCAGCACCGGCGCGTCCGCGGCGAGCACCCGGTCGAGCGCGAGCCGCTGCCGCTCGCCGAGCGAGAGCTCGGTCCGGTCGAGCAGGTCGATCGCGGTCCCGGCGGCGGCCGGCAGCACGGTCGGCCGCTGCGGTAACCAGGCCACCCGCGACCACCACCAGTCCAGGTCCAGTTCCGGCAGCGGGACGCCGTCGACCAGCACCCGGCCGCGGTCCGGCGCGAGCAGGCCGAGGGCGACGTCGAACGCGGTGGACTTGCCGGCACCGTTGCCGCCGGTGAGCACGGTGACCCGGCCCGGCCGGGCGAGCGCCGTGAGCCCGGCCGGCGCCATACCGGACCGACCGGCCACCGCCACGTCCTGCCACTGCAGGACACCCAGCGGCACCTCCGGCCGACCGGTCCCGGACGCCGCACCGGCGGGCACCGCGAGCAGCGCATAGGCCGAGTCCAGGGCGGCGAGCCCGTCCTCGGCGGCGTGGTATCGCTCGCCCAGCGTGCGGAGCGGCCGGTACGCCTCGGGTGCCAGGATCAGTGCGACCAGTGCCGCCTGCAGCCCGACCTCGCCGAACACCAGGCGCATGCCGATCCCGACCGCGACCAGCGCGACCGACAGCGTCGCCACCAGCTCCAGCACCAGCGCGGACAGGAACGCGATCCGTAAGCCGCCGAGCGCGGTCTGCCGGTAGGCGGCACCGAGTTCGGCGATCCGGGCGGCGGGCCCACCCGCGCGGTTCAGCGCCCGCAACGTGGGCAGGCCGGCGACCAGGTCCAGGGTGCGGCCGGACAGTCGGGTCATCCGGTCCAGCGTGGCGGCCGCCCGGCCGCGGGTGAGCAGCCCGATCAGCACCATGAACACCGGGATCAGCGGCAGGGTCACCAGCACGATGGCCGCCGACATCAGGTCGGCACGGGCGATGCCGACGAGCACGACCGGCGGCACCAGCACCGCCGCCAGCAAGGCCGGCAGATAGCCGGACAGATAGGGACGCAGCGCCCGCAGCCCGGTCGTGACGAGCACCGTCGCCCGCGTCCGGGTGCGCTCCAGCTCGCGTGGGGCCAGCGTGACGACGTGCTGTAGCACCCGGTTTTCCAGCTGGTCGATCACCGTATCCGCGGCACGGTCGCCCTGCCGGTTGCCGGCCAGGGTCAGCCCGACCCGCAGCCCGAGCGCCACCACCAACGCGACCAGGTCGGCGCCCTCGGGTGCGGTCCGCGCCACGATCGCCGACACGGCCGCCGCCGCCGTGGTCGCCACGATCACGATCGCTACTGCGTCGAGCACCGCGAGCAGCGTGCTGTACCCCAGGTGCACCCGAACCGCGGCGGAGTCCCGGAGCAGCCGCGGATCGACCGGCTTCATCTCGGTCCGGCCGAGATCCGCCGGCGGAAGACGTAATAGGTCCAGCCCTGGTACAGCACCACCACCGGCGCGCCGATCGCGGCGAGCCAGCCGAGCACCCGCAGCGTGTAGGGCGAGGAGGCGGCGTCGGCAACGCTCAGGTCGTATTGCCCGCCGAGGGTCGACGGCAGCACGTTCGGCCAGAGCGCGGTGAACATCAGCGCGGCGAGGCCCGCTACGGCCACCGTGGTGGCGGCGAACGCCCAACCGTCCCGACCCCGCCGCGCGGCAATCCCGGCAAGCCCGACTGCGAGCACACTGCCGACGGCGAGCGGCCAGGTGACCGCCCGGCCGAACTCCAGCTGGGTCCAGCCGACGAACGCCACGACGATCGCACCGACCGGCAGCGTCAGCCGGCGGACCAGCCGCACCGCGTCGGCACGCACCGAATCGGCGGTCTTCAGGGCCAGGAAGGTCGCGCCGTGCAGCGCGAACAGCGCCACGAACGTCGCCCCGCCGAGCAGCGCGTAGCCGCCGAACAGTGCACCAAACCGATCGGCTACCCGGCCGTCGGCGCCCACCGCGACGCCGCGCAACAGGTTGGCCAGCACCAGTCCCCAACCGAATGCCGTTGTCCACGAGGAGATTTCGATCACCAGGTCACATCGCGCCCGCCAGCGCGGCGCATCGACCTTGCTCCGGTATTCGAGCGCGCACACCCGCACGATCAGCGCGAGCAGCACCAGCAGAATCGGCAGGTACATGCCGGAGAACAGGCCCGCGTACCAGGCCGGGAAGGCGGCGAACATCGCCCCGACGGCGGTGATCAGCCACACCTCGTTGCCGTCCCAGACCGGGCCGATGGTCGCCATGATCGCAGCCCGGCGCTCGTCGGTGTCGGCGCGACCGCGCCGGCCGAGTACCGGCAGCAGCATGCCGACGCCGAAGTCGAAACCCTCCAGGATCAGGTAGCCGGTGAACAGCACCGCCACCGCGACGAACCAGACGTCGGCCATCATGCGTCCTTGTCTGCGAACGAGAGCCGCTCGGCGACCGGGTCGGGTGGAGCGACCGCGGGATCCGGCAGACCGGCCCGGATGAAGCGTCGCTGCAGGTAGAGCCAGACGATCCCGAGGACCGCGTAGACCACCGTGAACGCGATCAACGAGGTGAGCACGATGCCGGCGCTGTGGTCGGACACGGCCTGGGCGACGGTCAACCGCAGCAGCGGATCGCCGGTCGGATTGGGCGCGACCACCCAGGGCTGACGGCCCATCTCGGTGAACACCCAGCCGGCACTGTTGGCCAGGAACGGCGTCGGCAACGCGAGCAGACAGAGCAGCGCGAACCAGCGTTGCCGGGGAAGCCGGCCCCGACGGGTCAGCCACAGCCCGGCCAACGCCAGTGCACCGGCACCGGCGGACAGACCGATCATCACTCGGAACGACCAGTAGGTGACGAAGAGGTTGGGCCGATAGTCGCCTGCCCCGAACTTCTGCTCGTACTCCTGCTGCAGATCGACCACCCCGGCCAGCTCGACGCCGGACAGCTTGCCCTCGGCCAGCCAGGGCAGCACGCCGGGGAGCTCTATCAGGTGGGTCACGCTGTCGCAGTTGTTGTGCGTACCCACCGTGAGCACCGAGAACTCCGGGTCCACGCCGCCGTGGCACAGCGATTCGGCCGAGGCCATCTTCATCGGCTGCTGCTGGAACATCAGCTTGCCCTGGGTGTCGCCGGTCAGGACGACACCGATTCCGGCGGCGACGATCACGACCGCGCCCAGCCGCACGACCGGGCGCCAGACCGGGTCGCCGGAGCGGACCAGCCACCAGCCGGCAACCCCCGCGACGAAGACCCCCGCGGTGAGCCACGCACCGGCCACGGCGTGCGGGAACGCGGCGAGCGCGGTGTTGTTGCCGAGCAGCGCACCGAGGTCGGTCAGCTCGGCGCGGCCGGTCTCCGGGTTGTACCGGGCGCCGACCGGATGTTGCATGAACGAGTTGGCCGCGATGATGAAGTACGCGGAGGCACTCACCCCGACTGCGACCAGCCAGATCGTGGCGAGGTGGATCCACTTGGGTAGCCGATCGCGGCCGAAGATCCACAGTCCGAGAAAAGTCGATTCGAGAAAGAAGGCGACCAGGCCCTCCAGCGCGAGCGGTGCGCCGAAGACGTCGCCGACGAATCGGGCGTACTCGCTCCAGTTCATCCCGAACTGGAATTCCTGCACGATCCCGGTGGCGACGCCGAGCGCGAAATTGACCAAGAAGAGGGTGCCGAAGAACCGGGCCATCCGGTCCCAGTGCGCGGCGCCGGTGACCGTATAGACGGTCTGCATCCCGGCGACCAGCGGGGCCAGACCGATGGTCAGCGGGACGAACAGGAAGTGGTAGACGGTGGTGATGCCGAACTGCCACCGCGAGATGTCCAGCACGCTCATCCCTGCATCACCTCGACCCCTCGTTTACTACGGTTCGTAGTAGATACTACTACGAACCGTAGTGGTTGCAGGTCGGGCCGGCTCGCCGGTCAGGCGACCGATTCCGGCGGCACCTCGTTGCGCGAGCGACCCACCTCGACGACCGCGCGATCCACCAACGCGGCAAACTCGGCACCGTCGGCGACCACCGGCAGGGTGAGCCCGTCCAAGGTGTGCACCCGGGCCGCCAAGCGCACGCTGGAGACCAGCCACAGCCCGTCCGCAGTGATCAGATCGGCCGGGAACAACGGCGCATAGGCACAGTCGTAGCCGGACATGCCGGCGACCTCGAACAAGGCCCGCTGCGTGGTTCCGGACAAGATGCCGAACTTCGGCGGCGGGGTGACCATCCGCTTGCCCTTCACCATCACCACGGTTGCCGTCGGCCCCTCGAGTACCCGACCCTCGCTGCTGATGAAGATCACGTCGTCGGCGCCGCATCGCTCGGCGAACCGCTGTGCCGCCATGTTCGTCGCGTAGGACAACGTCTTGGCCCCGAGCAACTGCCAGGGCGCGGATTGGCCCAGCTCGATCGAGTGCCCGCGGGTCAACGTCATCGCCGAGATGCCGTCCCGACGAGCGGCGACCACCCGGTCGGTGACCGGGCCCACCAGCACATAGCCGGTCTGCGGACCGCCCGACTCCCGACCACGGCTGAGCACCAGCCGCATCATCCCTTCCTGCTCGGCACCCCACTCGGCCGCGGCGCGCTCGACCGCCGATCGCCAGACACCGAGATCCGGACCGGGCAATTCGATCGCCTCGGCGGAAAACTTGAGCCGACCCAGATGCAATTCGATGGCGCAGGCCCGCCCGGCCCGCACCAACACCGTTTCGAACACGCCGTCGCCGCGGAGCGCAGCAAGATCATCGGCATAGAGGAACGGGCGTTCCGCATCGTGCACCTTGCCGTCCAACGTCACAAGAACCCGATCTAGCATGCTGCGAGCGTAAGCGACCGGGGTCGATATCCAGCGCAGGTAACTGCATGTCAGCACACACACTTGCACCTCGCATTACCTGCCTGTCCCAGCCCCCGACACCGATCCACCCCCGAAAAACGGGTCCGGTGCGGCTATTTTCCGGCATTACCGCCGCCCGGTCGACGTGCCGCCCATCGGGTCGCCGGCCCACGGTTCGCTCGACCGGCGGAATCGGTTCGCCGACCCGGCCGGCTGGCCACATCGACGATCGCAACATAAGATTCTTTATGTCATGCCGGATCGCCGAAGGAGAACCCGTGCGTCAAACCGTGACTCGTGCAGACTATTTCGAAGCGGCCTTGCGGATCCTCGCCACGGACGGCCACCGCGCGCTCAAGATGTCCGCGCTCTGCAAGATGCTGGGCGTCACGACCGGATCGTTCTACAACTACTTCGGCAACTGGGCCGAGTTCACCCCACAATTGCTCGACTATTGGGAGAAAGAGCAGACGGTTCGGATCGACGAGCTGTCGAACCGAGCCGCAACACCGAGTGCCCGAATCTCGGTCCTGAAAGAACTCGCCAGCCAGCTGCCGCACGAGTCCGAGACCGCCATTCGGGCCTGGAGCAATGCCGACCCCCTCGTCGCCACCTTTCAGAAGCGGGTCGACCAGGAACGGCTCGCCGCATTGCGCGGGGCGATCGCCGACATCGTGCCCGACCCCGCGATGACGGACCTGCTGGCCGTGATGGGCGTCGGGCTGCTCGTCGGCGTGCAGTCGATCCGGTCCCCGGTCGACCGGGGCGAGCTGCATCGCGTTCTCGACGAGTACGAGCGAGCGTTGCTCCGGCACGCCGCACTGATCGACTGACCGCTCCGACAAGGTTTGACGCCCCCGAAGATCGGCGGCAAACCTCTGGCGGAGGAACATAATATAAGTTATCTTTTAATAGCGGAAAGGAGTTCTCATGTACCTCACCCAGGCGCTGCATCGATGGGCAGCCACCACCCCCGACCGACCCGCGACCAGCTACGGCGGCCGCTCCCGGACCTATGCCGAGGTCCGGGACCGGGTCGCCCGATCGGCCGCCGGACTGCGGGCCACCGGCGTCGCCGCCGGCGATCGGGTCGGCATCCTCGCCCTGAATTCCGATCGCTACGTCGAAGCGATTCATGCCGTCCCGTGGGCGGATGCCGTGCTGAACCCGGTCAACATCCGCTGGAGCCCGGCCGAGATCGCCTACTCGCTGGCCGACTCCGGCACCCGCACGTTGATCGTCGACGACCTGTTCGCCCCGGCGGTACCGGCGATCCAGGCGCTCTACCCGGACCTGACCACGGTGATCCATGCCGGGGACGGACCCACCCCCGAGTTC
Above is a genomic segment from Skermania piniformis containing:
- the cydB gene encoding cytochrome d ubiquinol oxidase subunit II, which gives rise to MADVWFVAVAVLFTGYLILEGFDFGVGMLLPVLGRRGRADTDERRAAIMATIGPVWDGNEVWLITAVGAMFAAFPAWYAGLFSGMYLPILLVLLALIVRVCALEYRSKVDAPRWRARCDLVIEISSWTTAFGWGLVLANLLRGVAVGADGRVADRFGALFGGYALLGGATFVALFALHGATFLALKTADSVRADAVRLVRRLTLPVGAIVVAFVGWTQLEFGRAVTWPLAVGSVLAVGLAGIAARRGRDGWAFAATTVAVAGLAALMFTALWPNVLPSTLGGQYDLSVADAASSPYTLRVLGWLAAIGAPVVVLYQGWTYYVFRRRISAGPR
- a CDS encoding ABC transporter ATP-binding protein/permease, translated to MKPVDPRLLRDSAAVRVHLGYSTLLAVLDAVAIVIVATTAAAAVSAIVARTAPEGADLVALVVALGLRVGLTLAGNRQGDRAADTVIDQLENRVLQHVVTLAPRELERTRTRATVLVTTGLRALRPYLSGYLPALLAAVLVPPVVLVGIARADLMSAAIVLVTLPLIPVFMVLIGLLTRGRAAATLDRMTRLSGRTLDLVAGLPTLRALNRAGGPAARIAELGAAYRQTALGGLRIAFLSALVLELVATLSVALVAVGIGMRLVFGEVGLQAALVALILAPEAYRPLRTLGERYHAAEDGLAALDSAYALLAVPAGAASGTGRPEVPLGVLQWQDVAVAGRSGMAPAGLTALARPGRVTVLTGGNGAGKSTAFDVALGLLAPDRGRVLVDGVPLPELDLDWWWSRVAWLPQRPTVLPAAAGTAIDLLDRTELSLGERQRLALDRVLAADAPVLLLDEPTAHLDDEREAAVLAALRERARAGATVVLIGHRPAVLAAADEVIAVVPGDAVVPGVGMVIDG
- a CDS encoding cytochrome ubiquinol oxidase subunit I, with the translated sequence MSVLDISRWQFGITTVYHFLFVPLTIGLAPLVAGMQTVYTVTGAAHWDRMARFFGTLFLVNFALGVATGIVQEFQFGMNWSEYARFVGDVFGAPLALEGLVAFFLESTFLGLWIFGRDRLPKWIHLATIWLVAVGVSASAYFIIAANSFMQHPVGARYNPETGRAELTDLGALLGNNTALAAFPHAVAGAWLTAGVFVAGVAGWWLVRSGDPVWRPVVRLGAVVIVAAGIGVVLTGDTQGKLMFQQQPMKMASAESLCHGGVDPEFSVLTVGTHNNCDSVTHLIELPGVLPWLAEGKLSGVELAGVVDLQQEYEQKFGAGDYRPNLFVTYWSFRVMIGLSAGAGALALAGLWLTRRGRLPRQRWFALLCLLALPTPFLANSAGWVFTEMGRQPWVVAPNPTGDPLLRLTVAQAVSDHSAGIVLTSLIAFTVVYAVLGIVWLYLQRRFIRAGLPDPAVAPPDPVAERLSFADKDA
- a CDS encoding ATP-binding cassette domain-containing protein yields the protein MVESLRSALELLRARPGRALLVLVLGVGAQLSALGLAAVAAWLIARAWQMPPVLELTVAVVAVRALGLARGGLRYAERLVSHDLALRGATDLRVDRYRRLAAADPGSVVALDRGELVLRFGRDIDELTALVVRAAVPIVVAAITSLAAVALLAAISLPAAAALLAGLVLSGALGPIAGARASRAAEQAAAVDRATAAGRAALALDHAAELRVGGRLTEVVAQAAGARERAGRRQQRARARSAYAAAVVPAAQGAVILTVLWIGYAMTTVPLTEVRPTALVVLMLFPLAAFEAVGQLPAAAQALVAIRAPAPLLPVSGRRPVELPEVSVGCRVAIVGPSGSGKTTLLLGLAEQQPGATFFAEDAHVFETSVLENLRVGRGDVTPAEAVRALTAVGLGGWVAELPDGLDTDLIGGAAALSGGQRRRLLLARALLAPAQILLLDEPTEHLDAEQGADLVRALLDRESGLVAAERGVVLVTHQLPPDHRADRVLRMDMSTSIHL